In Microbacterium galbinum, a single window of DNA contains:
- a CDS encoding lysophospholipid acyltransferase family protein has translation MFYWLMKYVVIGPVVKAIFRPWIVGRKNVPASGAAILASNHLSFADSIFLPLVIDRKMSFLAKSDYFTGRGLKGWATKFFMSATGQIPIDRSGGKASEASLNTGLQVLGGGDLLGIYPEGTRSPDGTLYRGRTGIARMALEAKVPVVPVIMVDTDTAMPIGQRLPRIVRVGIVIGEPLDFSRYAGMENDRYILRSVTDEIMVALQRLGEQKYEDVYASTVKDRLPVRVTRRS, from the coding sequence GTGTTCTACTGGCTGATGAAGTACGTCGTGATCGGCCCCGTGGTCAAGGCGATCTTCCGTCCCTGGATCGTGGGCCGCAAGAACGTGCCCGCGAGCGGTGCGGCGATCCTCGCCAGCAACCACCTCTCCTTCGCCGACTCGATCTTCCTGCCCCTGGTCATCGACCGGAAGATGTCGTTCCTCGCGAAGAGCGACTACTTCACCGGGCGCGGTCTCAAGGGATGGGCGACCAAGTTCTTCATGAGCGCCACCGGACAGATCCCGATCGACCGGTCGGGTGGCAAGGCGTCCGAGGCGTCGCTGAACACGGGTCTCCAGGTGCTCGGCGGGGGAGACCTGCTCGGCATCTATCCCGAGGGCACGCGCAGCCCCGACGGAACGCTCTACCGCGGACGCACCGGCATCGCGCGGATGGCGCTGGAGGCGAAGGTTCCCGTCGTGCCCGTGATCATGGTCGACACCGATACGGCGATGCCGATCGGGCAGAGACTGCCACGGATCGTGCGCGTCGGAATCGTGATCGGCGAGCCGCTCGATTTCTCGCGCTACGCGGGTATGGAGAACGATCGGTACATCCTCCGTTCCGTCACCGACGAGATCATGGTCGCGCTGCAGCGGCTCGGGGAGCAGAAGTACGAGGACGTCTACGCATCGACCGTGAAGGACCGTCTTCCGGTCCGCGTCACACGACGTTCCTGA